Part of the Ursus arctos isolate Adak ecotype North America unplaced genomic scaffold, UrsArc2.0 scaffold_4, whole genome shotgun sequence genome, AAGTGCACACAAAGGGAGTATCAGTAGCAGTTCTAATATGTCCTTTTCTGGAACAGCTCCTAGGAGACCTGGGCTCTGCCCTCTCTTTTAAAGACAGGTGCATCCAGAACGTCCCCAGGTTGCCTCAGATGCTCACTAAGTATTCCCAGTGATGCCGGGTTTCCTTCACCATTCTCCTCTTCATCAAGATTAAACAGAAAATCTCAGGGGTTACTCAAAGTGAGTAAAACTCAGTAAAACTCCATTTCGACTACTGTAAAGTCAGGACAAATTATTTGAGATGTGCTTTTGACAGAAAGACTGAGCTTAAAGTTGAGAAGTAACTGACCCAGCAACCTCTGAATCTTAAACCAAGGCCTTCAGGTGACTTATGGCTCCAAAATTTTCAAGTGATGGCTCTGTTTTCACTGTCCATTCTTGATAGGTATTCTGTCTCCTCCATGAGAACTTAAGGGGACCCTGCCCTTTCCGCCTCTTACATTTCTCAGCGTTTTGTATTTCCATTATGCACGCGGACCCCCAGCTGGCaggtgttgaatgaatgagttggagatgaagagaaaagaacaggggCCGCGGAAACAAATATCCTGGACCAAACCCCGGTTCCTCTGATCACCAGCTGGTAAACTTGGGCAAGTTTTTAGTTTCtctaagcctctgttttcttatttgtagaaCGCAAATAAACTACCTCTGCTACAGGGTTGttgggaagagaaaatagaataatgaagGCACTCAATTAGCAGTGGCTATTACTATTGCACCTGCTGAATCAATACCGAACTTAAGCAAGCAGAACCACCACATGGCAGTGTGATTTTCTAGCCTTTAATGCAGTCCCGTCTGTTCGGCACAGTTATCGGTTGGCAATCTGAAGGATGAGTTGCTTTGTGTAACTGCCCACTGTGGTGGGCACTACGGTACTGGTCCCTCAGAGTGTTTAAGGAGAGGCATCACAGTCAACAGTGGAATGCGTGCCAGTTGTTTTATTTAGGATGCCCATTTGGATGACAAAGCCAGCCAGCATGTAGCCCCCAGGAAGAAACTCGTGGCCCCATCGACATCATTACTCCACGATGCGGCGGAAAGACTGCACAGCTGGGGAAGCTGCACCCCAGTCGATGGGCTTCCGGTACTCCTTCTTGTCCAGGAGGTACTGCCTGCCACGGTAGTTGGGTAGCTCGTAGAAAATCCAAACTCCGTCCAGCACCTTACTGGAGTGGACCTCTCGCATGTGAAATTGCTCCATGATGGAAGGGCAATCTTCAGTGGTTTCGTACATCTGACCGTTAAAATCTCCTTTCTCAAAGATCTGAATCTTATACTGGCCTCCGCTAGACTGGAAAAACACAGGAGGAAATAAACCACGATGATTATGAAAACCACCAACAGGTCAAGAACTCTGAGAATGGTGTGGTTCAGAACCCACCACCTTGAAAGCTAGGCGATCTGATCTCCCATCCCCACTGTGTACTGACTGAAACAGCCGACTTTCGGTAAGAAAAACTTAATGCCTTAAAGTACTCAGGAGGTAGAGAGAGTGCTCTGGAAATAATTCGTGTATTCAGTCTTGTGATGAACTGACCTTaggttttatgtaagcctcagcAGCTGACAGAAGAAAACACCCCATTAAAGGGtaggaaaatgttaagaaaatgctttcacataaaagtaagaagaaaaaggaggggggaagtaggggaaagagacagagagagctggaGCAGGCGAGCGAGCGAGTGAAGGAGCGGGATCGGAGGGGCCCTGGACTCACCAGGTGAACAGCTCGGCAGGAGCTGAGGCGGTCGTTGAGGCCCATCCAGTGCTGGTACTCGGGGTACTCGCCCCGAGGTAGGATGTACATGTAGCCCGCGAAGTTGGGCCTTTCGTACACGGCCCAGGTGCCTCCTTCCACTCGAATGGAGTTGCAGCGACTCAGGTACATGTGGAAATCTGCGCAGTCGCAGTCACACTCATAGTGGCGGCCTTGAAAGTGCTTGTCCTCATAGAAAGTGATCTGAAGCGTGGGGCGAACAAAGACAAGAACTGGGGAGTTGGGCGGCGttattcatgaaaaaataaagaccaagGACATATTCCCCACTTTGgaaattccttcctcttcaattctGAGGAGGAAGTATAGAGTTCTACCTCACCTCACAACACCCACCTTCTTCTGGCAGACAACTTTAGTTGTCAACAACAGGAATGAGAACTTTCTGAAGGCTTAAAACGAAGCAAAACAAAAGAGTGCCACTAAGATAAGCCAGACCCAAGTTCATGGCTTCCTCCTTTCGGATCCCATAACTCACGGTACTTAACgcataagaaaacaaattatcCACTTATATATCTCTCTCCCATCAGACTCCTTCTAGACTTGTTCCAGCAGCAAAGGCCCAACCTTATTTAAGCTATGGACCCCTGTATCCAGCACTGGACAaaccctcaataaatgttggttgaagATGAGTGAGTTCCAAATGCAGACGTTCACTCTAGGTGATATGGAAGatacatagagaaaaataaagcagacctTAGCTTTAGAGAGCTTATTTTAGATGGATATAGAGCATACACATGACAATATCTCATGCtctgtatttttattgtattgcCAACAGAGTAGTTacaaagtaacaaaatgacaagtCATGAGTGTTCTTTGCCTCAAACTCTCACCAAGTTTCTCCCACAATCTTTGGGGTAAACTTGAGACCTCTGATTGGCATGGCAGCATACAGCCCTGAGAACCGGGAAATGATAAACCTGGGCTCTGGAGCTGCATCTCTAAGGTCAGACTCACTGCTCCAGGCAAGCTGCCTCGGTGGACTCCTGCTTCCCACTTGTCAGATGAAGGACTAGACTAGATTGAAGCCCTGGCTGTAAAAATAAAACGTTCCCGTTTGCAACAGGAGATAGAGTTCCCAGGCACTCCTGGGGATTCGTAACGCAGTTTCTGAAAACCACCAGCCCAAATGGACTGTAGAGTTTGCCCCTTCTCGTTCTAGAACTCTACAATCCAAGATAAATGCTAGTTTATCGTTGAAAGCACAAGTGTCAGGGAGTCAGGCAGTTAATTCCCTAGCGTTATGCCGCCACCTTGTGGCTAATTTGCATTATCggtttaaaagaagaaaaaccatgtCAAGCACTATGTTCATAGGAAAGGAGTAGGGCCAGGTAGTCTTGAGAGGATCTCTGAGGTGAAGACTGAAggataacggggggggggggggggggggtttccggAGGCAAATGGAAAAGGATTGCCTGTTCAAAGGCGTAAAGGAATAAACGAACATGGCCCACTCTAGCGACAAGCAGTTCCTCGAGCCTGGTGCATACAGAGTATATGGTGAAGTGCTGGGAAATAAAGCCGGCAGCCTGCCACGGACGCCGTGCTAGAATCCCTTTGGTGACGCCATGCACGGTGCGGTGGGCTGGTCTGTGCATGGAAGCAGATGGTTGCTGTGGGTGCGGTGAGAGCTGGTGCGGGCCAGCAAACGGCAACTGCTAGCTGAATGACACGGAGGGAACACACAGTCGAAAGGAATGGAGGATTTGGTGACTGCTCAGACGTAAGGAATGATGGAGAGGCAGAAACCAAGAATGACTCACAGAAGGCCACAAAACCTCAATGTTTTCTACCCCAGGGGTAGCTTTCTAGATTATAGCCTACTGATGGTGATTTCCTTCCACCTTAATCtccccttcctgtctctctcccctctcctgtttCCTGTTCCCTACGAGCTTCCTTACCCCTTCCCACCCCTACATCAtctccttcatttcctttcttcccctcccaaaTTTCTCTTCCAGCTCCATTTCCCACTTCAGCACAGCAGACTGAGAGATACATGGGGTCCCAGGTTATAGATGAAGACGAAATTGCAGACCACTAGTTACTAGCTCTGGGACCTTGGCTAGGCCACTGAACCTCTCGCTAAAGCTCAGGCTCTTCCTTTGTAAGACTGGATGACAATATCCAGGGCAGAGGGTTGTTCTGAGGAGGGATAATGCCAATAAAGCGCTTAGTTTAATCTGGTTCACAATTGCCAATAAACCTTTGCTACGGTTTACAGATAAAGAAGTtacatgacttgcccaaggtcaataGCTAGTTACCAGTTTGTTGCAGGCAAGTGAATGGACTGCCGAGCAAAACTCCTGGTTAGTGACCTGTGATTCATTTTATCTTATCTCCCTTTGCTGTCTTCCCGCCTGCACAGCTAGCTCTGTTCAACAAACACCATTTACTCTCTTAGTAATGGAACAATGGAGTCTGAGCAGCTTTCCCCAAGGCCTGTGGAAAGATCGTAAGGAAAACTAAGGTAACTTCACTAAGAATTAATAGATTCTAAACTCCTTAATGTAACTTTAATTCAGTTTACCTTTGGTTTTTGGACAACTAGTCACCAAAAAAGAGGCTTTGCAAGGGATCTGTTATAGGAAATAAAGTTAATACCTTTTTTACTTGAATGTTTCTCACACTTAGTGCCCTCTGCACATTTGCCTGGCTAACATCTATATTTCAGAAGTGGAAATATACACCATGTTCTATAAGGTCACCTTGCTGTCCACCCTTCTGTCAGACTAGCCAACCATCCCAAGGCTGAAACGTACAGTATTGCTATGGAGCATTACTGAGCTCCAGAACCAAGCTTTCCTTTCAGCAGGAGACCTTCCAAATCTCAGAGCCCAGAGGATGTTGTACTTCTACTCAATTTCCATTTGCAGAAGAACCATGAAATCTAATCTATGGTGAGCTGAGAATCTtgggcaaaaaaatttttagagaagACTAAGAAATAGTGCTGGAGATTTCCCTAAAATTGTTACAAAATTcctctcattttcatttagtttttgaaAAATAGCCTACTAATCCAatatagcagaaataaaaacGCTGAGTATTCCAGAGGTAACACAAACAATTTTAGTAAAATGCATTGTTTTCGCCAAGCCCATAACTCTGATTAAATTGCTAGTAAgatagagggacagggagaagcaatAGAGAAAGAGATTAACTTGCTCTTTTGGCCTAGCATGCAAATTAGCTAGCCACGTAAACAGCGCATCTACAAGAAATAAGAGAGCACACTATTACTACTGTGGAAATCTATGGCAGCAGCAGGGGTATTTTCGTCTGAGAgggttctttttcaagattttattttttatttatttaagaaaaaggaaaagagaaagagcacacaagcaggggggcagagggaaagggacaaggagactccccgctgagcagggagtctggcacaaggctcaatcccaggaccctggaatcatga contains:
- the CRYGS gene encoding gamma-crystallin S isoform X2, whose amino-acid sequence is MYLSRCNSIRVEGGTWAVYERPNFAGYMYILPRGEYPEYQHWMGLNDRLSSCRAVHLSSGGQYKIQIFEKGDFNGQMYETTEDCPSIMEQFHMREVHSSKVLDGVWIFYELPNYRGRQYLLDKKEYRKPIDWGAASPAVQSFRRIVE
- the CRYGS gene encoding gamma-crystallin S isoform X1 codes for the protein MSKSGTKITFYEDKHFQGRHYECDCDCADFHMYLSRCNSIRVEGGTWAVYERPNFAGYMYILPRGEYPEYQHWMGLNDRLSSCRAVHLSSGGQYKIQIFEKGDFNGQMYETTEDCPSIMEQFHMREVHSSKVLDGVWIFYELPNYRGRQYLLDKKEYRKPIDWGAASPAVQSFRRIVE